One Streptomyces sp. NBC_00554 DNA segment encodes these proteins:
- a CDS encoding bifunctional salicylyl-CoA 5-hydroxylase/oxidoreductase, producing the protein MKIAIVGGGPGGLYFAALMKQLDPAHDITVWERNAPDDTFGFGVVFSDETLGGIENADTEFAEAMARRFARWTDIDIHFRGESHTVGGQGFAAMSRKELLRLLQERCHALGVDVRFRTPAPDGLPVSYDLVVAADGANSRIREAHSEVFRPTLDRRHNKYMWLGTDRVFEAFQFFVKQTEWGTMQVHGYPYSDGGSTFIVEMHEDVWRRAGFDATEGVEFAPGVSDEQAVERIRGLFAGELAGHQVFANNSKWLNFTTVRNERWHHGNLVLVGDAAHTAHFSIGSGTKLAMEDSLALAACLHEHPDVEAALTAYETERRPVVESTQRAAQASLEWFENIGMYVHQEPTQFCFNLLTRSRRITYDNLRARDEEFAGRVDTAFAAAQGRGQDQALDGGTPAMFQPFRLGELELKNRVIVSPMDMYSAVDGVPGDFHLVHLGSKAMGGAGLVMTEMVCTSPEGRITPGCAGLWTDEQRDSWARIVSFVHDRSTARIGLQLGHAGRKGSTRLMWEGMDDPLPYGNWETVGPSPLPYGSGSAVPREVTRADMDRIVQDFVGAARRGAEAGFDLLELHCAHGYLLSSFLSPVANHRIDEYGGALENRLRFPLEVFDAVRAAWPAGRPMIVRLSATDWMPDGNTEHDAVEIARAFIAHGADAIDVSSGQVTADERPAYGRSYQTPFADRIRHEVAAATGTAVIAVGAIASYDDVNSILLAGRADLCALGRTHLYDPHWTLHAAAEQEYRGDAAEWPVQFAAGRRKPPTSRTDAVRPRLSLLRADESDRNVHLRWTPSREPANV; encoded by the coding sequence TTGAAGATCGCGATCGTTGGCGGTGGCCCCGGCGGCCTCTACTTCGCTGCTCTCATGAAACAGCTCGACCCGGCCCACGACATCACCGTCTGGGAGCGCAACGCCCCCGACGACACCTTCGGCTTCGGCGTGGTCTTCTCCGACGAGACACTCGGCGGCATCGAGAACGCCGACACCGAGTTCGCCGAGGCCATGGCACGGCGGTTCGCCCGCTGGACCGACATCGACATCCACTTCCGCGGCGAGAGCCACACCGTCGGCGGCCAGGGCTTCGCCGCCATGAGCCGTAAGGAACTGCTCCGCCTGCTCCAGGAGCGCTGCCACGCCCTCGGGGTCGACGTGCGCTTCCGGACGCCCGCCCCCGACGGCCTGCCTGTCTCGTACGACCTGGTGGTCGCCGCAGACGGCGCCAACTCCCGTATTCGGGAGGCCCATTCGGAGGTCTTCCGCCCCACCCTGGACCGGCGCCACAACAAGTACATGTGGCTCGGCACCGACCGGGTCTTCGAGGCCTTCCAGTTCTTCGTCAAGCAGACCGAGTGGGGGACCATGCAGGTCCACGGCTACCCCTACTCCGACGGCGGCTCCACCTTCATCGTCGAGATGCACGAGGACGTCTGGCGCCGCGCCGGCTTCGACGCCACCGAGGGCGTCGAGTTCGCGCCGGGCGTCTCCGACGAGCAGGCCGTCGAGCGCATCCGCGGACTCTTCGCCGGGGAACTCGCGGGCCACCAGGTCTTCGCCAACAACTCGAAGTGGCTCAACTTCACCACCGTACGCAACGAACGCTGGCACCACGGCAACCTCGTCCTCGTCGGCGACGCCGCGCACACCGCGCACTTCTCGATCGGTTCCGGCACCAAGCTGGCGATGGAGGACTCGCTCGCCCTCGCCGCCTGCCTGCACGAACACCCGGACGTGGAGGCCGCGTTGACGGCCTACGAGACCGAGCGGAGGCCTGTGGTCGAGTCCACCCAGCGGGCCGCGCAGGCCTCGCTGGAGTGGTTCGAGAACATCGGCATGTACGTCCACCAGGAGCCGACCCAGTTCTGCTTCAACCTGCTCACCCGGTCGCGCCGCATCACGTACGACAACCTCCGCGCCCGCGACGAGGAGTTCGCCGGCCGCGTGGACACCGCCTTCGCCGCCGCCCAGGGGCGGGGACAGGACCAGGCGCTCGACGGCGGTACCCCGGCGATGTTCCAGCCTTTCCGGCTGGGGGAGTTGGAGCTGAAGAACCGGGTGATCGTCTCTCCGATGGACATGTACTCCGCGGTCGACGGCGTGCCCGGCGACTTCCATCTCGTCCACCTCGGCTCCAAGGCCATGGGCGGCGCCGGACTGGTGATGACGGAGATGGTCTGCACTTCGCCCGAGGGCCGCATCACCCCCGGCTGCGCGGGGCTGTGGACCGACGAACAGCGCGACTCCTGGGCGAGGATCGTGTCCTTCGTCCACGACCGGAGCACCGCGCGCATCGGCCTCCAGCTCGGCCACGCGGGCCGGAAGGGTTCCACCCGGCTCATGTGGGAGGGCATGGACGACCCGCTGCCGTACGGCAATTGGGAGACCGTCGGCCCCTCGCCACTGCCGTACGGCTCCGGATCGGCCGTTCCGCGTGAGGTGACCCGCGCCGACATGGACCGGATCGTCCAGGACTTCGTCGGCGCCGCGCGGCGAGGTGCCGAGGCGGGCTTCGACCTGCTCGAACTCCACTGCGCGCACGGCTACTTGCTGTCCTCCTTCCTCTCGCCGGTCGCCAACCACCGCATTGACGAGTACGGGGGCGCGCTCGAGAACCGGCTCCGGTTCCCGCTGGAGGTCTTCGACGCCGTGCGCGCCGCCTGGCCGGCCGGGCGGCCGATGATCGTGCGCCTCTCCGCGACCGACTGGATGCCCGACGGCAACACCGAGCACGACGCCGTCGAGATCGCCCGCGCGTTCATCGCCCACGGCGCGGACGCGATCGACGTCTCCTCCGGCCAGGTCACCGCGGACGAGCGGCCCGCGTACGGCCGTTCCTACCAGACACCGTTCGCCGACCGGATCCGGCACGAGGTCGCCGCCGCCACCGGGACGGCGGTCATCGCGGTCGGCGCCATCGCCTCGTACGACGACGTGAACTCGATCCTCCTTGCGGGGCGCGCCGACCTGTGCGCCCTGGGCCGCACCCACCTCTACGACCCGCACTGGACGCTGCACGCGGCGGCCGAGCAGGAGTACCGGGGTGACGCCGCCGAGTGGCCGGTGCAGTTCGCGGCCGGTCGCCGCAAGCCGCCGACCTCGCGCACCGACGCCGTACGGCCCCGGCTCTCGCTGCTGCGGGCCGACGAGTCCGACCGGAACGTGCATCTGCGCTGGACGCCGTCGCGTGAACCGGCGAATGTGTGA
- a CDS encoding AMP-binding protein codes for MIPPSPLPNPHPESHPSLSASAHLDTFARDHLPPAHLWPTIEFTTPELHYPDRLNAATELIDIPVSTYGADRPALRTPAGETWTYGQLLKRANQVAQVLTEDLGLVPGQRVMLRSPNNPWAVACWLGALKAGGVVVTTMAALRAREIAPVVERTRPSITLVDHRFAEDAHAVRDTTLPSLTVVEFGGTGPEDLVGRAAAKSGEFTNVETAADDVALLGPTSGSTGVPKITMHFHRDILSIDNTFGRHTLNLVPDDLVACTAPFAFTFGLGMLVVFPLRAGACALLTEAATPPQLAEIVEREGVTVLATAPTAYRSIVRAGQEQRLAGLRAGVSAGEHIAQDTWERLRDTLGLRVIDGIGATELLHIFISAAGDDIRPGATGKPVPGYRAAVLGPDGAELGPGEPGLLGVIGPVGCRYLDDERQKDYVVNGWNVTGDVFHRDEDGYFFYRARSDNMIVSSGYNIGGPEVEAAVDTHPDVLESAVVGRPDAERGSVVCAFVVLREGVPGDAAKAREIQDHVKQVLAPYKYPRDVRFRDSLPRNTSGKLQRFALRKIVEAEQAQEAQQAAAPAVPDGEQ; via the coding sequence TTGATCCCTCCGTCACCTCTCCCGAATCCCCATCCGGAATCCCATCCGAGCCTCTCGGCCTCGGCACACCTGGACACCTTCGCCCGCGACCATCTGCCGCCCGCGCACCTGTGGCCGACGATCGAGTTCACGACGCCCGAACTCCACTACCCGGACCGGCTCAACGCCGCCACCGAGCTCATCGACATCCCCGTATCGACGTACGGGGCGGACCGCCCGGCGCTGCGTACGCCGGCCGGGGAGACCTGGACGTACGGCCAACTCCTCAAGCGGGCCAACCAAGTTGCCCAGGTGCTGACCGAGGACCTCGGGCTGGTCCCCGGGCAGCGCGTCATGCTGCGGTCGCCCAACAACCCCTGGGCGGTGGCCTGTTGGCTCGGCGCGCTCAAGGCCGGTGGTGTCGTCGTGACCACCATGGCCGCACTGCGGGCCCGCGAGATCGCCCCGGTCGTCGAGCGGACCCGGCCCTCCATAACTCTGGTGGACCACCGGTTCGCCGAGGACGCCCACGCCGTCCGCGACACCACGCTGCCGTCGCTCACGGTCGTGGAGTTCGGCGGCACAGGGCCGGAGGATCTCGTCGGCCGAGCCGCGGCCAAGTCGGGCGAGTTCACCAACGTGGAGACCGCGGCGGACGACGTCGCGCTCCTCGGGCCGACGTCCGGCAGCACCGGTGTCCCGAAGATCACCATGCACTTCCACCGCGACATCCTCTCCATCGACAACACCTTCGGCCGCCACACGCTGAACCTCGTCCCGGATGATCTGGTCGCCTGTACCGCCCCCTTCGCCTTCACCTTCGGCCTCGGCATGCTCGTCGTCTTCCCGCTGCGGGCCGGCGCCTGCGCCCTGCTCACCGAGGCCGCCACCCCGCCGCAACTCGCGGAGATCGTCGAGCGGGAGGGCGTCACCGTGCTCGCGACGGCGCCCACGGCCTACCGGTCGATCGTGCGAGCGGGCCAGGAACAGCGGCTCGCCGGACTGCGCGCAGGGGTGTCGGCCGGCGAGCACATCGCCCAGGACACCTGGGAGCGGCTGCGCGACACACTCGGACTGAGGGTCATCGACGGCATCGGCGCCACCGAGCTGCTGCACATCTTCATCTCGGCCGCCGGTGACGACATCCGGCCCGGCGCCACCGGGAAGCCGGTACCCGGGTACCGCGCGGCCGTCCTCGGCCCGGACGGCGCGGAACTCGGCCCCGGAGAACCGGGGTTGCTGGGCGTCATTGGTCCGGTCGGCTGCCGCTACCTCGACGACGAACGCCAGAAGGACTACGTCGTGAACGGCTGGAACGTCACCGGTGACGTCTTCCACCGGGACGAGGACGGCTACTTCTTCTACCGGGCCCGCAGCGACAACATGATCGTCTCCTCGGGCTACAACATCGGCGGACCCGAGGTCGAGGCCGCCGTCGACACCCACCCCGATGTGCTGGAGTCCGCCGTCGTCGGCCGTCCCGACGCCGAGCGCGGCTCGGTCGTGTGCGCCTTCGTCGTACTCCGCGAGGGTGTGCCGGGCGACGCCGCCAAGGCCAGGGAGATCCAGGACCACGTCAAGCAGGTCCTGGCTCCGTACAAATACCCGCGTGACGTGCGGTTCCGCGACTCCCTGCCGCGCAACACGAGCGGCAAGCTCCAGCGCTTCGCACTCCGAAAGATCGTAGAAGCCGAGCAGGCACAGGAAGCCCAGCAGGCCGCCGCGCCTGCCGTGCCCGACGGCGAGCAGTGA
- a CDS encoding acyl-CoA thioesterase encodes MTAADFTSETFTTAIALTAAEPEHFDLAFTAVTQPCPWPKAYGGDLVAQAAAAAMRSVTDGKTLHSMHSYFLRPADIGASVRYEVEVLRDGRGYSTRQVRGYQNGKPLYVCLANFAAGEPGGTFGTQLAEVVPGPEELPDSAAYLAERSGGTMTEESKAYWSGGRSFDMRHVPGPVYLTVEGKQLPHQAVWLKPFDPLRSVEGLTDAQRDLAALAYVCDYTILEPVLRVLDLPWAKPGLITASLDHAMWFHRPGPMDDWLLYVQEAVAADAGRGLGTGRFFTRDHRHLATVVQEGMIRTA; translated from the coding sequence ATGACCGCAGCCGACTTCACCTCGGAGACGTTCACCACGGCCATCGCGCTGACGGCCGCCGAGCCCGAGCACTTCGACCTCGCCTTCACCGCCGTCACCCAGCCGTGCCCCTGGCCCAAGGCGTACGGCGGCGACCTGGTCGCGCAGGCCGCTGCCGCGGCGATGCGGTCGGTGACCGACGGCAAGACGCTGCACTCGATGCACAGTTACTTCCTGCGCCCGGCCGACATCGGGGCGAGCGTGCGGTACGAGGTGGAAGTGCTGCGCGACGGCCGGGGTTACAGCACCCGCCAGGTACGCGGCTACCAGAACGGCAAGCCCCTCTACGTCTGTCTGGCCAACTTTGCGGCGGGGGAGCCCGGCGGGACCTTCGGGACGCAACTCGCCGAGGTCGTACCGGGTCCCGAGGAGCTGCCCGACTCGGCCGCCTACCTCGCGGAGCGCTCCGGCGGCACCATGACCGAGGAGTCGAAGGCCTACTGGTCCGGCGGCCGCAGCTTCGACATGCGGCATGTGCCCGGCCCGGTCTACCTCACCGTCGAGGGGAAGCAGCTGCCGCACCAGGCGGTGTGGCTGAAGCCGTTCGACCCGCTGCGCTCCGTCGAGGGACTGACCGACGCCCAGCGGGACCTGGCCGCGCTCGCGTACGTCTGCGACTACACGATCCTCGAACCCGTCCTGCGGGTGCTCGACCTGCCGTGGGCCAAGCCCGGGCTCATCACCGCCAGCCTCGACCACGCCATGTGGTTCCACCGCCCCGGACCGATGGACGACTGGCTCCTCTACGTCCAGGAAGCGGTGGCCGCGGACGCCGGCCGCGGACTGGGCACGGGCCGCTTCTTCACGCGCGACCACCGTCACCTGGCCACAGTTGTCCAGGAGGGCATGATCCGCACCGCCTGA
- a CDS encoding cupin domain-containing protein, with product MEPDLSKYRLEGDNSMYRLPSGLVAPVVTRGGSEDGGTADSGGAVRISGVSIQHTPATRLWFGKVSNDPGYRSVTHHHGEAETGGYVLSGRARIYFGEKFEDYVDMEEGDWVFVPPFMPHVECNLSRTKPLTWMTTRTPENIVVNLPDVADADLRDWLDR from the coding sequence GTGGAGCCCGACCTCAGCAAGTACCGCCTCGAAGGCGACAACTCGATGTACCGACTGCCCAGCGGTCTTGTCGCCCCCGTCGTGACCCGCGGCGGCTCCGAGGACGGGGGCACCGCGGACTCGGGCGGGGCCGTCCGGATCTCGGGCGTGAGCATTCAGCACACCCCGGCCACCAGACTCTGGTTCGGCAAGGTCAGCAACGATCCCGGCTACCGCTCGGTCACCCACCACCACGGCGAGGCCGAGACCGGCGGCTACGTCCTGTCGGGCCGGGCGCGCATCTACTTCGGCGAGAAGTTCGAGGACTACGTCGACATGGAGGAGGGCGACTGGGTCTTCGTGCCGCCCTTCATGCCGCACGTCGAGTGCAACCTCTCCCGCACGAAACCGCTGACGTGGATGACCACCCGGACACCGGAGAACATCGTCGTGAACCTCCCCGACGTCGCCGACGCCGACCTGCGTGACTGGCTCGACCGATGA
- a CDS encoding RidA family protein has product MTSPVAVNPDALPTPRGYSHGTLAGNTLHLGGQTALDADMKIVPGGIVEQFRQAFGNLLTTLREVGGEPGDLVSVTIYLTDIPDYQAHGKEIGEVWRELAGPVYPAMAGIGCTALWQPEAMIEILGVAVIPEDRLRAPRG; this is encoded by the coding sequence ATGACATCCCCCGTCGCCGTGAACCCGGACGCCCTTCCGACCCCGCGCGGCTACTCACACGGAACCCTCGCGGGAAACACGCTCCACCTGGGCGGACAGACCGCCCTCGACGCCGACATGAAGATCGTGCCGGGCGGCATCGTCGAGCAGTTCCGCCAGGCCTTCGGCAATCTGCTGACCACGCTGCGCGAGGTGGGGGGCGAGCCCGGGGACCTGGTCAGCGTGACCATCTACCTCACCGACATCCCCGACTACCAGGCCCACGGCAAGGAGATCGGCGAGGTCTGGCGCGAACTCGCCGGCCCCGTGTACCCGGCCATGGCCGGTATCGGCTGCACGGCCCTGTGGCAGCCCGAGGCGATGATCGAGATCCTCGGGGTGGCGGTGATCCCCGAGGACCGGCTCCGGGCGCCGCGCGGATAG